The window GCAAAACTATGAAATACCTCAAAGTCCAACCAACAAGAAGATGTTGTAAAGGATGTCATAGTTCTGTATTTAAGGAAATTAAAGTATCACATCTATAAAAGTATGAGACTGTATTTGTGAGGAACAAATTATGGTTTACTGAACTTTGAGTTGCACTGAAGTTTTTTTTTATTAAAAAAAATAAGGAAAATAAATAAAGCTGAAAGTATTACCTGAAAAGGCGCCACAAAGCTGCTAATGCCTGTATCTGAGTTGAATACAGAAGAGATATCAACCAATGGAGAGTAGACACATGTAATGTTACTAGTGCAATCAAGTCTATGATCAAAGCAGCAGGTATAGTCAACCCAAAAATGATCCCAGAAATGGCAAGTCCTCTAATGACATAAAGAAAGTGAAAGCCCAAAAAGATCCAAATGGTAGACCAAATCTGGATAGCAGTTAGAGAAATCATCCCAAGAACTCCTGCTAATTCCGTGTTTAACTTAAAACCTGCAGGGACTCCCATCAACCACACACAACCAGAGCGCAACAATTCATTGGTAACGTCACTGGCAAATTTGAGAACCAACATGCAAACAGATTCTGCATGATACAACAGTGCCAAACCAATCAAGTTCCCCAGAAGTACATCAACAGCTAAACTTGACCACATGGAATGCTTAAACAATGCGGCTTTCTCTGCATATTCTACACTTGATTGAGACCTGGGAAATTTAGAAATTCAGTTTATTTAGGAAAATTATTTGGAACCAAGTCCAAAAATAAAGATAGAGAAAAGACATAAAAGGAGCCTAGTCTGAAAGTACAGCTCAAGAAACAAGGATAAAATAAGCCAGACTTGAGAACACTCAAGATGAGGTAGATGCATCAATTTGATGTAAAAGCTAAATTTAAGGTAAGAAAATGAAGGGGGTGAGGTGAATGACCATCATGATAAACAAGTAAACCAAAATTTAAGCCTGCGACAACATGCATCAAAAGACCTTCACACTACTGAAATGTAGAAATTTATATGGGAAATTTTATGATAAAAACATGCTCGGATCCTAAATTTTATGTTTAAAAACAAAATAAAAATAGCATTCTAAATGATACACAACTTGGTAATGATAAGTAATCTTTATTCAGCATACATTTCCTTATGAGCTACTATATTTAATCAAACATTTGAATGCAGCATGGAATTTATCAAGAGGAATGCAATTTGTAAAGGCATATAAAATAATAGTCAAAAATTTTCCAGTATTCAAAATTAATCTTCATATTACCTCATGCCATTATCTTGAAGAAAAATTGGCCAGTACAAGATCTGAGAAAAACGGATCCTCATATTTATCCTTGCACTGCTGAATACCTTTACTAATATAATGTATGTCCAAGAGTCTGATGCATAATTCAGAAGCTTATACAGAAACTGAAGAATGACGTAGAATAATGTGGATAACGAAGCTACAAGAACAGATAATAGTTTCCATATGAAGCCAAGGAACCTGAAAACACACAGAAAATGAGCCACTTAAATACTACATAGCAGAACAGGACATAAAACGCAAAGAATGTGGGAAGTGTGTCAAATGAATACATGTAAATAATGTTAAAGCGAACAAAAGATTTCTTGGCACCCAAGCATCTTTCGAAAGTTTTGTCAGCGGCAGAGGCGCTATTAATTGCCAGAATGACTGTATCCTGAAATTAAAGAAAGTAAAAAAAACGTTAGTGCTGTTACAATATAGTTAGGCCCGAATCACAACAGATGCCTGACAAACTCAATTACCAAATCAAGAAGTGGCTGCTTTTGGTTTAGTTCATGAACCCACTTGGGTTTTCTCAACAGAGCGTTTGCTTGGTCCAAAGAATTCCAAAGACGTAATGAGAAATGGTGTGCTCCATAGGTGGGAGTCTCATAGACTATCAGCTAAATTTGATCACACAAAATACACCACATTATTCACCAACAAAAGTCCTCTAATTCACATACCAGACAAAATAAAACAGATTAAGGCAAACACAAGTCCCCCGAAACATTCATGACTTACATACGTGGACATCACATCGAGACACTATCTCCCCATTCCAATGAATATGCTGCATTCTAGGAATCCAACTAATGTCTTTCCCAAACTGTTGTTCATCCTCACGTAACATGTTGATCCAGTAACTGTTTCCCACAAAAGATTGCCTACATTGTTCTAATGACCCACCGAGCTTGTTACATCCACAAGAAGATGACTGAAATTCAGTCCCAACCTCGGAAGCACGACCATTTGTAGTACCAACAACTGAACCAAACTGACCCACAACACACAACTTTGACCTATCCTGAAGCAATACAGGCATCTTTCCATTTGTGTCATGAAGAACTCCCTGAAAACAGTGTTTAACTTTACTATCAACGATGCCCCAATCCTATAAAATGAAATGAAGGCAAACAAAAACCCACTGGAAGCAGAGTGAAGGCGGATCATGAATGGTTACCTGGAGGCTTTTCTGGGGATCGGAGAACGCGAGCTGGGTGCAGGCGAAAGCTATGACGACGTCAAGAGAGGAAGAAGAAGAAGAAGAAGAGGAAACGAACCAGCCAAGCAAGAAATTGGAGTCTGATTTTGTGAAGGAGAGGTGCTTCGGCCACCAAATCCTACATCTCCTTCCCATTTTGTATGAGAAATGATTGCCAGTTTCTTAGACAATCCTGGCCTAGATGTCTATTCTCTGCGATTCCCCTTTTTCTTCCGAATTTTCTTTTTCTTTCTTCCTTTTTTTTTTCTTTTATTCATTTTTTTTCTATAATTTCTTTTCTTTAATTCGTTCGAATGGTATACAAATTTTGAAAATATGATAAACTTTGTTATATCAAGTTTTGAAAATATCATAATGGTATCTCATGTTTCCATCCCAACCTAAGATTGATATACATAGTCATTAAGATAACCAATTTACCCGTAAGTTCTATTTTTTTCTTAGTTTTTTTTATTTGTTTTTATATTCCACAAATATTAAAAGAGGTTTTGGAATTTGGTGATTTAGGTTGGCCTTTATAAACTTGAAGAAAAGAAACATACAAAAATTCAATCCTTGTTGTTTCCGCTGACACTCAAAGATCTTATTGTTGTTGTTGACATTCAAGGATGATTGAGATGAAGGCGATGAATTTTTTCTCTACGTTCCTAAATTATAAAAAGCCAAAAAAAGACAATTGGAATATGAAAACAAAGAAAAAAAGAGATTTAAGGGTAAATTGGTCATCGTTTTTTGGGTTTAAGGGTAAATTAGTCATCTTAATGGTTATATATATCAATTTTAGGTCGGGATGAAAACATGAGATATCAATCTGATATTTTTAAAACTTGATATACCAAAGTTTATAAGAAACAAAAATTCGTATATCATTCAGAGGTTCTTACCCCCCACCTTGTGAGGGATCACCTATTTTCTGTTTACGGCGTGTAGACCTATAAACGGACTGGATCTTGATCAGTTAATCAAAATTTTGATCAGAATTTTGACATGTTGATCCGTTAATAATCCGGACTCGTTAACCCCAACGAATCGAATACGAATCTTGGTTGATCTGACCAATTAAAGACCCGGTCCAATTTAAAATAATTAAATATTATTTTTATAATACTACTTATAAAATAATAAATATGATATACATAATAATTCTCTTTTCTTTTGAGAACTTAAATCTAAAATAATTGGAGGTTTAATATTTTGGTTATGAGTGCGGCTATTGGGACCTTCAAATTTGCTCACTAGACCTCACTCTATTGTGAATTATTAAATGACATATACATCATCATACATAATGACTATTAAGGACAATAATTATACAAAATGAAATATTATATTTATTCTCTTTGGACTTTCCAATTCAATAATAATTGATTCAATTCTTTATTATTTTCCTTATATATTTTTGTTTTCCAATTTCTTTTTATTAAAGCATACATATAGTTTATAATCAATATCGATAATGTGACATAAAACTTTGTATTATCATACATGTTGAACGCATATACTTGCAAATGGCATAAATTTTATATAAAAATAATAATAATATATATCTATTATAGAAAATATATATTTATTGAAATAATTTATTATGTGGTACAAAATAGAGATCAAATTATTCAAAAGAAAAAAAATAGAGAAAAAATAACATGTACAAAAGAGAAAAGCAATTAAAAAGATACATAGAATAGTTCATGATAAAACATTTTCTTGCATGAAAAAAAAAATGAAGGTAGGGATGATGGATGTTGAAAAACAAAAAGGAAAAAAAACAAAGAATGAGAGGTCTATTGAGTGAATAAGAGGTAATTAATTGATTGAAATATATGTCAATAAATAACTAAGGTTATTTTAGGAATTTGAAATGAGGTCTAGTGAGCAAATGCTTATATTGAAAAGTAAAAAGGAGGTGTAGAGAGAATGAGAGGTATATTGAGCAAATTTGGAGGTCCCAATAGCCACACTCTTTGGTTATAGGGAGTCCTTTTAATGAGGATTTTTATAATGAGGACTAGTTGAAGACTTTTTGGATTCACTCATTTTTCGATCTTATAGTATATCATTTTTGCAAATTTTCAGCCATATTAAAAATCGTTAAGGCATTTATAAGTGTAATTTATCAATTATGAACTTGAACGGTTCATGTTTGATAGATTTGGTTCGTGCACTAATTTGATCTGGTTCGAAACTTAACAATCATGAATTTTGTTGAAAATTTGTAAGAGAGATCTGCTCATATAAACCTAAAAACCATATGAATGATATGTTAAAATGTGATCAAAAAATTGGTCTTTTAAACCGTAAACCAAAAAGTCATCAACTAGTCCTCATTATAGAGGTCCTCGTTAGAATGGCTTATTAGTTTATCGCTTAAGGATATTTTTTCATGTAATTTAATTTTTGTCATGTAATTTAACTTTTGATGGAAATCTTAATTTTGTTATAATATTTCATTAGTGTTTTATGAGGTATTACGATAATGTTATAATAGGATCGGACTAACGGGCCGAGTATCCATTACCCCGTCGAGTGCGGATTTGAATCGAGTTATTAATGATTCGGCGGGTCACGTACAAGTCGGGTCTGGATCTAAAATTTTCTATTACTAAACGGATCTGGATTTATATCAATCCGCTTAAGATTCGGTCCATTTACAGGTCTAGCGGCATGTGTGCTAATAGAACATCTGGGAAGAAGAAAAACAAGAGCTCCAGCCTACAGTAACAAATGGTTTTACCACCACATACATGAGATGTTCATCGTTTATATGTCAGGAAGCAAACACAACTCTCTTTTTCACCATTGAACCATCCAAGCAGAGCAGAGGAACCTTCAGAGCAAGATATTGGATCTGGAGGTGGGTTGATCTTTAGAGGTAATTTTGAAAATGTTTAGATCTTGGGTGTCAATTATATTGTTTCAGAAATTAGGTGAATTATACCCAGAGTTGTAATTTGATAATGAAAATCAAATGGATAAGTTGGATTTGTGTTGATATTGATGGCTTGAGTTTAACTGAGATATGATGAATGTGTTATTGGCTTGTTCAAGAAACACCGAGGCATGTTCATGGTGAAACCAATCAAGGACGGCTGGGCGTCGTTTGATCCAGTTTATTAGAGCGTCTTCGTCCTAGGACAGATTTCAGAGTAAATTGTTGGAATGTACAACTGCTTTCAGCGTAAATTGTTGGAATGTACAACTGCTTTGTTATATAAGAATTGTGCATGATCGCCAAAAAAAAGTTGTGCACCGCTTTTACCTCTTCTACCTTTTAAACTTTTTTTTTTCTCACACAATCTAATAGCTTATGAACGAAACCTGACTGGTGCATCCTTTCCCTCAACCCAATCTGGGTCCGCCAACATCCACCATCGCACCAACCAGTCGACACCCCAAACCACAACCAAACCAAATCCACCCCCATCCAACTTCATTGACGTCCGACTTGAACTCGGACCGGGATCCCAAATGTGGATTGAAGCCCTCCGCATCCCACCACCTAGAGCCACTACACAGTCTAGATTGACTCTTCTCTGTTCCGCCACCTAGCTTGATTCGGCCTTGCGATCACGACGGGGATGACCGAACCCACCGCAACCATATGCAAAAAAGATAAGCCGACCTACAACCCATTTCAAGTAGAGAGAGCACGTGTGGTGGCGCAGAGAGGAAGCAAAGGAGCCATAAGATTGAAAGTTAAAATTGTCGGACCAGGAGACCGGTCTCTACCCAAACATCAATGTTGGGTCAAAAGAGGAGAGGAAGAGAGGAGAGAAACAAGGGGGTTTCAGATCGAACGGTGTTGATCCCGAATCCCTAGTGGCGCCGCACTAGACGGCAGCGTGCGAGGGAGAGAAAAAAGGGAGACTTGAGAAATGCTTTTCTTTGTTTGCTTTACAAAACTTTATTGAAAAAGAATGTCATGTAAACCAACACAGTGAATATTTGTAAAAGAAAAGATGAATAGTAAAGCTGCATGCAAATATTACATAGCCCCAAGACGCAATAGAAAGAGTGGTGCGCATCAATAATGTTCGAGCGACAAGCTAAAGTTGCTTGGTCGTAGCCTCGGTGAGACCGTATTGCGTGTGAACATGGGGTACAGGACACTTCAACTGACATCCCGATGAACTTCTTTAAAGAATGGGTAGTGAGCCCGTAGAAGTATAAGCAGCATAAGCAGTAGATAATAGTGTAACACGTGACTAGTGTGTTAACACGTCAACCAACACCATAAAGCATAAAACGGTGTCCGCAAGTTGGTTGTATCTATCTACATAGTTTGATGTAAGAATAGAATGTTCACTTTGTATTATTTAGCGTAGGAGGGTCTCACTCCTTATTTAGCTAAAGAATAGGCTTTCAAAACGAGCAATGAGCATTGCAGAGGGCCAATGAGACATCGAGGAAAGGCCGGTGCACCTCAATTGCTTGAGGAATTGACCGGACGACCTCCAGGAAGTTGGAGTCGTGTTCGGGTGACGTCAATGTCCCCCGGGTCACCACCATGCTTCATGGTGATGCTAAATCTCAAATGTCTTCGTTTTGAGCGGAAGAATAGGTGTCCATGAGAATTTCTCAAAATTTGGACCATTATATCTCTTCCAGGTTGACCAATTTGGTCAAACCAAAGCCTATATGAGTCGGTGTCCCAAATATCATGTTTGGCGACAACATGGGATTCGATATTCGAATCGTAGTGACATACAGTTCACTAGATTGACTCATGAATTTCTCCAAGATGCGCTTCAGTTTGCATTCATGAGGAGGTATACACAAAAGAATTCTTGTTCATTCTCACAATGTGTTTTCAAATGAAAACCATTAGCATGAATGTCTTTAAAACTCAACATGGTTCCTTAGAATGTTGTGGATAGTTCCACTATCTGCGAAGCACTCAATGTCTCTATGAGACATAACTACAAGGAGTAGATAGGCGAGTAAATAGTTCTACTTGAACCATTTAGAAGGATTGAAAGAGGCTACGAAAAGCTGCAATCCTGAGAGTGCATAAAAATTTCCGCGTAGAATGACCTTTGTGCACTAAAACAGCCATAACTTCTTCGTTAAAATAGATATGGACAAACCGTGAAAAGTTCTGAAAACTAGACTCATAGAGCTTTCCAATGATATAAAGCTCACTGTCTGGTTCGTCCGGAGCTGTTCACAAAGCTCAAACGAAGTTGACTGTCTAGAAGGGACAGAGTGCTGTTTTTCGCAAATTTGGCATGTGCGAAGCTGTGAAGCTTGCAGGTGGCGTGTAGGCTTTTGCCTTAGCCAAAAGTGACGTGTGTATGATCAAAACCAAGTCCTTTCGATCGTTCTAAGGTCGTAAACTCCATGACTAGTTAGCAAAAGCTCCCTGACATGAACATAAACTAACTCAGAGGACCTAGAGGATCCGATTATGATGATAATTTTCCAGCTTTGATAAGTCTTCAACGTCTTTTGCAAGACGCAATTGGTTTAATAGCGTAGGGGATCCAAAATCAAAAGCTTCGGTAACTCCAAGTCAGTATGACCAGGCATGTCCGTGGAGGGTCGGTAGTGCGAGGCACACTTAAAACCACTATCTCCTTAATTTCGGACAATTCTAAGACATCACACTGAACTTGGATAAGCCTAGTTGAACAATTGATGATGAAAAATCCGCTATAGGGTAGAAGACTTAACCGGAAACACGTGGGCGATCCTCCTTGAGGATATAGTGCCATGAGTCACCTTCAAAGGAATGGACCAAAATCGGCACAATATGTCATGTTTCTAAGGACGATGTAAGTGTACATCTTGATTGTAAATCAATATGAACCATAAGAGGAGAATAGTTTCACTTTGAAAAATTCTCAAGGCATTCATTATTGCTAATGTGAGTACATCGAGGTCTCAAATAGACAAAGGACGTCGATACAACGCCTTAGTACATATAACTTGGAACGAAAATCAATGTCTAGCCGATGACATCAAAGTCATGGGTAGCTAGAGCAGGATCCGAATCTTTAAAATTCGCGATCATGAGGATGACGTTCTTGTCCTCATATTGATTTTCCATACCTTTTTGTATGCATTCACAATTTAAAGGAGCTTGACAATCTTGAACCAGTGATCCGAAGAACCACAACGGTTGCATTAATGTCATGAGCTGACGTGAGTAGTTTTGATAAAATGGTGTCTAGACCGGGAGTGTCGCTGTTAGAGCCGGCAACACCTCCCCCTCTTTTCTAGACATCGGCACGACGTTTTCTGCTGTTGCCATGACCCATATTGTTGTCCCCACATTAGAGGATAATCCCAAATAAGTTTATCACATTAGCGTATATACAATTCCTGTTTGTATGATCAAAATCAAGTCTCGTTGGTAATTCCACACCAACTTGGAGGACCTAGAGAACTTGATGATGATCGAATCCGCTAAAGATTATGGATCATGATGCCACAAAAGATCATCGACANNNNNNNNNNNNNNNNNNNNNNNNNNNNNNNNNNNNNNNNNNNNNNNNNNNNNNNNNNNNNNNNNNNNNNNNNNNNNNNNNNNNNNNNNNNNNNNNNNNNNNNNNNNNNNNNNNNNNNNNNNNNNNNNNNNNNNNNNNNNNNNNNNNNNNNNNNNNNNNNNNNNNNNNNNNNNNNNNNNNNNNNNNNNNNNNNNNNNNNNNNNNNNNNNNNNNNNNNNNNNNNNNNNNNNNNNNNNNNNNNNNNNNNNNNNNNNNNNNNNNNNNNNNNNNNNNNNNNNNNNNNNNNNNNNNNNNNNNNNNNNNNNNNNNNNNNNNNNNNNNNNNNNNNNNNNNNNNNNNNNNNNNNNNNNNNNNNNNNNNNNNNNNNNNNNNNNNNNNNNNNNNNNNNNNNNNNNNNNNNNNNNNNNNNNNNNNNNNNNNNNNNNNNNNNNNNNNNNNNNNNNNNNNNNNNNNNNNNNNNNNNNNNNNNNNNNNNNNNNNNNNNNNNNNNNNNNNNNNNNNNNNNNNNNNNNNNNNNNNNNNNNNNNNNNNNNNNNNNNNNNNNNNNNNNNNNNNNNNNNNNNNNNNNNNNNNNNNNNNNNNNNNNNNNNNNNNNNNNNNNNNNNNNNNNNNNNNNNNNNNNNNNNNNNNNNNNNNNNNNNNNNNNNNNNNNNNNNNNNNGATTTTATCCTCCCCGAGTTATTGAACTTGGAAAAGTTTAAGGTTTCAAAAAACATACCTTTCTAGAGGCTGTCGAGAGGAGAAATAACGTTTCGCCTACTTGTACTTCGAATTTGGGGCTGAAAATTTGATAGAAGGAGCAGCACTGGATGGGGAAGTTGCTGTCAAAATTTCAGGTTGATCGGAGTAAGGGAAGGTGGTGAACCGGTGGTCGGTAGCGGCGGCGGTCTGGAATCTTCCGGCGGCCGGTTCGGAGACTTTCCGGCCGGTTCTGAGGGTGAGACCGGCGGCGTTGGATCCGGGGCGGAGAGAGCTTTCTGGGGATATAAAATTCCGACGGAGGGCAGTCGGAATTTTGGTCGGAAATCGGGAAAAACAAGGCTGCCCGATTTTAGGGTTTGAAAAACAAATGGTGGGCTATTGACTCTAGGGTTAGAACAAAGTGCATGATAACGTGATGAAGAATAAAGTGTAGAGACAAAGAGATAGCAAGAGAATCATCATCTTATTCATTGATAGGAGCCCTTTATATAGGGAATTACACAATACCAATATGGTAAGGATATAAATACATAGATCTAGTCTAACTACATATCCTATTGGCATAAGGCCAAGACACACATAGAGAATATCCTAGAACACAAAGCAAGATATACACTATTAATTGAGGAATTGGTGGATCAGAGGTGTAAGTCACCATGAAGA of the Fragaria vesca subsp. vesca linkage group LG6, FraVesHawaii_1.0, whole genome shotgun sequence genome contains:
- the LOC101299600 gene encoding N-acetylglucosaminyl-phosphatidylinositol biosynthetic protein gpi1-like encodes the protein MSTYLIVYETPTYGAHHFSLRLWNSLDQANALLRKPKWVHELNQKQPLLDLDTVILAINSASAADKTFERCLGAKKSFVRFNIIYMFLGFIWKLLSVLVASLSTLFYVILQFLYKLLNYASDSWTYIILVKVFSSARINMRIRFSQILYWPIFLQDNGMRSQSSVEYAEKAALFKHSMWSSLAVDVLLGNLIGLALLYHAESVCMLVLKFASDVTNELLRSGCVWLMGVPAGFKLNTELAGVLGMISLTAIQIWSTIWIFLGFHFLYVIRGLAISGIIFGLTIPAALIIDLIALVTLHVSTLHWLISLLYSTQIQALAALWRLFRGRKWNPLRQRLDSYDYTVKQHIVGSLLFTPLLLLLPTTSVFYIFFTIVNTTISLICILIEVTISVIHATPYIKVFLWLVRPRRFPSGIWFEINSVWSQSLDSCEDMDSPAANMLRNKDITEVKPSVVVSVLHSNFLTVGQIILPHYTKVLSGKPRTVLASAAYGVLTGRRIPSTIGTDLPTFPWMIIPCKQFWRLCYESILKCYRS